From the Papaver somniferum cultivar HN1 chromosome 2, ASM357369v1, whole genome shotgun sequence genome, the window TATTGGTTATGTCAAATTTTCGTTTTCTGATAAAGTTTTGCTTTGTTTCTTACAGAGTCCAAAGAGCGTTACAAGAATCAAGTTTTTCGTCTTTCTCATGAAAGGGACGAGTCTCGCAAAGAGGTTTCTTGTCTCAAAGATGAGGTTAAGGATTTGAATGTTGATATCGACGAGATGATAGAAGATTCTGGGAAAGTAGCGAAGTTAGCTCGCAAGAATACCCAGAACCACCTGCTCTCTCTCTTCAACAATTACTGCGACGAGCAAGGCATTCCTCATCCTATTTTTCCTATGGAAGTCTTTTCTGACGATGAGCAACCAGTCAATCGCGGAATTATCTCAAGTGGAGAAAAAAGGCTTGTTGAAGGTGACGAGGAGGAAGAGTCCAAGGATGCCTTTGCTTCCACGAGTTCTCACTCATGTGTTGCTTTCcaaggtcttattgtgcctcgTAATTAAGGTCTTATGGTGCCTCATCCTTTTTGAAGGATCTTAATTCGACGAAGTGTCAGGCGCTTATTATTCTTTCAAATAATAATCCATCTACCTCGTCTTAACATCTGTGATGAACCCCATTTCGCGACAATGCGACAGGCCTATCCATTCCCATAAATGTTAGACCCGTGACATAgtcgtcttttttggtcacacaactccctaatctggagggtgtcATCCCTTTATATACCTcttgattgccccttcaaggaggttaaccctaacatgcatgttggtctcctcccatccagttattacgacattcaaTTGTTTTCGTGACTCCTTATCTCCTTCGCCGATATGGCTTgaggttacgaagtcacaccctaagtgaggtttctttgggatcgagtgcgTTGTAGCCAAGACTTTCCATACGGTCATGGCCGGTAATGCTCCAGACGTCCtaggcacccgcagctcaaccgaatacgtcgacgCCTTGGTCATACTCCGCACTCCAAACTGAAGGctatcataaaagggaccctcagcggataggtcttatcattgcccctagctTCCTTTCTGAGAGTTTttcacgacatgcgttaggtcttgcctcttgcactttcatgcaaactagggtgcatgtcgtggattctcagccttcctaggcgaagggtttaagtttccctagaaaccaTTTATTTCGTGGATGTTATTCGCCTCCTAATCTGAGGTCTTACTCGCCTGTGTTGGGGTTTGTTTCGTTTCAAATGCTTTATGAAAATTCGTATCTTTGAATCGGTTCATCGAACTTCAAAATATTATTGCTATTATTTTGTAAATCTGATACATTTCCATGATAAGTTCACAAGTATATTTTCTCGTCTCTATGATTCTTCCTTGATATCAGCGTTCTTTTTCTAGGCGGATGTGCTCAGACTGGTACCTTTTCAACTCCTTCATCTTCACCTCGTTCCTGATCTTGAACAATGTTGAAAATAAGGGGTGTCTGGCCGACAGTGCATAAATGAACAATCGTACTAAATCTTCTTCTGATAGCCTTCCCCTTAGTTCTTTGCAAATCTTATCCCACCTTGCCACAATACATCTCAAGCTTTCATTTTCCCTTTGTTTCAACGAAAATAGTGCTACTATTTCTGGTTTACATGTCTCACTTCTCTCACATTTGTTCATCATTTCTAGTTCTTCTCGCGTTCCAGATTTTCTCCCTGTCACTAGGTCATTGCTCGTTGCGCCTTTTCTCCTTGTCACCATCAATTACTGCATACGATATTCCTTTTCCCTGAACTCCCTCCTGCTTCTTTTTATGGCTCTTTTCAAATCTTCTCGTTCATTTTGTTCCCCTCGCCCCTTTCTATCTCGTCAGTACTCATGACGTCCTTCAGTTGCGAATTTCTTTCCCGAAGTATTTTCTCCTTTTTGGGTGTTATGttctgtttgttttctttttaggtgATTGTTCTTAATCAAGATTTTTTCGTTTTGCCTTTCTTGCCTTATTCGTTCTCTTGCCAAATCTTCCTTCCTTTTTCTTTCTTCGTAGAGTTCCTTCTTTAATTGCTCCATCTCCTTGTCTTCGTCGCATGCCTCATTTTCCTTATCGAAATGACCGGGAAATTCAACACATTTCTCATCCTCTTGTATTGATACCTTCTTACGCTTGGAGTTGTTTTCCTTTGCTCCGCTTTGCGGGGTTCGTTTTTCCTTGGCGACGGGGGTTTCTTTATCGCTTCTCACTACTTCGCTTCCTTCATCTATTTTTCCCTTCTTCGTTTTACCACTTTGCTTTATCTCAACTTGGATTTCCTTCTCCGGAGTTTTCTCGCGATCCCTCTCATTGAAAATCGTCATCTTATCTGCCTCTTCCATGCTTTTCTGCGTTGTAATCTACTCCTCGCTTATCCCAATGGTGAACACCATCAGTTGTTCCGCTCTTTTTGCTTCGCATACCCtctttttttgttccatcttcttTCTCAGTTTTTCATCATAATTGTGGAGATCCTTTTCAATACAATCTCGCGCATCCTttagatctcccttgatctcaCCTATTGTGCTAGGCATGGGAAACTGTATGGTCTGATGGTATGTAGATGCAACCCCTTTTATCCCATGTATCCATGGCCGACCTATGAGAGCGTTATATGGTGAGTTTATATCTATCACACAAATAGTAACTTTTGTTTCCAACTCGCCCCGTGAAAATATTTACGACTAATTCTCCCTTAGGATTTGATGCAACCCCGTTGAACTCATATATATTATATGTCGATGGTACAAGGTATGAATCTTTGTATCTCATGGTTCTAAATGCATGATAAAAGAGAATGTCAATCGAGCTCCCCGTATCCAACAGGATTCTGTCTATTGCCCAAATTTTTTCTTTCTTGACTTCGTTATCCTCCCACTTTGAGTATTTCCCGAAATTTAAGGTTATGACCAATGGTTCTGTGTGTGAAGCTCCTTCCTCTGGTATGTCCTTTGCTGAGAATATTATCTCCCTCTTTTTCCACTCTTCTAATGGCTCCTTCTTCGCCACACTGAATATCTCATTCCCTTCGAAGTCCCTCTTATGCACTCTTTTGAGTATATTATCATGGAAATTTTAAGTGATCTTTGCTGAATATATTATCGAATTACAATTCAGTTTGTGAGTTCCCCGATCTATTTTTATTCGGCACACCTGTTGATTGTCACGAGGTGGGTGTGGGGTCGGTTGTTCCACTAGTCGAAGTATAATCCTTCGGATGTTTCGGCAGCCATTCGTATGATGTCCGTGAAACCGATGATACCTTCAAAATTCATGACTCCTAGTACTCGAAGGTGGTTCTCTTACCAGATTTGGTGGGGGCGGAATCTCTTCTGTCAGTACCATCGCTTCTCATACCTTCTCTTCAGTTGTATTGAGTCTGGGAAGCTTTACATATTCAAGGGCCGATGCATTTGGTCTTTGTTCTCCAAACCTAGGTCCTTGATTGCTTCTATGCTGATATCCTGTGCTATGGCTTTGTGGATCATAATTCCTTCATCTTGACTCCTCATACCTATGTTGATCGATCCACTCCTGATCTCCGCTTGACACAGCGACAAGTTTCGCTGGAACTGGGGTTGAAGGTTCCCCTTTCTCATATTTCAGATCATCCTCTATGACTTGCCTCTGCTTCTCTTCCAACTTCATATATTCCTCTTGGTACTCCCTTAATTCAATGATTGTCAAGGAGTTTCGGATTATGAATATTTGGGTGTACAACAGGTCGGTCAGTAATAAGGCGTTCACGAACGCTAGGATAAAAAAATTCTCGTCAACTCGTCCCGCGAGTTCGCTACACACTATACTCCATCTCGTCAGTAGTCCTTGCAAAATTTCCGTTGGTCTTCGCCTTAGGTTGAACAAGGTCTCGATTCCTGGCCTCAGCAAGTTGTTACTTATGTACATTGTTAGGAATATTCTCTACAGGTCTTTGAATGACGAAATCGACCTTTCTGGTAGACCGTCGAACCATGCCAACGCTTCACCGGTCAAGCTCGCCGGGAAATACTTACAGAGTACCGCTTCGTTTAGTCCCCACTGCATCAATGATAAAGTATATTGtttcaagtgctgcacagcacTTTCCGATCCACTTAATATGCTTGAAAATGTCGGTAGCACACACTTCTCAGGAATGTCCGCATACATTATCTCGTAGGTGAATGGAGATTTATCTGCCTCCTTTATCGCTTCTGCCATCTGCACCCTGCCACCTCTTCGCGAATTGTTTATTAGCGTCCTCATATCTCGTAGCTCATTCAAGACCTCTTGGTTTAGGTTTCCTCCATTTCCTTCGTGATGGTCGCTTCTCATCACGCTAAGCCTTCCCTCCCCACGTCTGATTGCTTCCTCGTGTCTCCGGTTTACATCGTGTTGCCTTTCCTCCTCTCGCCTCATTTCGTCTTCGTTCCTCCTTTCTTTCTCATACCTTCGTCTTTGATCTTCCCATCTCGTTTCCTACAACGTCCTTCTCAGATTTCTTTCTTCACTGCTTTCTCTTCATTGTCTCCTTCGTCGCTCTCCTCCGTCGTCCTCACTGGCATACCTCCTTTGTCGTGTCTCTTCTTCCCCTGACGATATCGTGTTTCCTTCCGAGCCCATGGCGTCTGCCGCTGCTTCCTCGTTAAGTTGTTGATTTTGTAGTGCCAACATGGCGTTTTGCCTCATCAATCGAGCATGATGCTCCGCTAGATCCATGTCTCGTTCCCGTTCAAGGAGAAGTGTCTCCCTTAGCTGCTCCAACGTCATGTGTTCCTCATCAATGTTTTTTTCCAACTCTTCATGGGTCATTTATTCTTCCGCAGCGGTGTCCTGTCATAAGTGTGTACCAAGCCTTACCTAAAGTCATCTTCATCGGTCTTATTATTCCTTCGTTGGTTTACGCCTTGTCTTTCCCCTGCAATCGATGTTTCTCCCCTTTCCATTCTTCCTCCTTTTTTTCGCTTCCAAACGTTTTCTCTTCCTCGTTGTTATCACGTGTCTCGCCCGATCTGGTGTCCTTGCCATCAACTAGTCTTTGGTTTGATATCTCCCGACTAATTTCTTGCCTTCAATCCTCCGATGCAATACTCAAGGATTAATCTCTCTCCTAGATTTCTAGTCCTGACTACGAATGAATCGTTTAAGATCTACAAAACTCTAATTTTAAAACAACTCGCTAAAATCTGTAACTTCTACAATTTTAAAGAAATTTCAACCTTTCTcaaactcttagatgaggatgaatccccGATTTAAGTCCCTGTTTCTGGGCAacaaaatgtaactactggaaatccagtatcacacccaagtaagaaaagaaacagatctaagacatgataaaggtTTTGGATAAGAAATTATTTATTGATTAACAACTCCAAGTAATGAAAGATACAAGTTCTTgagtacaaggaaaccctaatctctcacTCAAAGCAAAGCTTTCACCTCCCAAAGAATCCGACCCCTCATATATTTCccaaggacccctatttatagaccaatcaaCCCTAATGGTGTACATCTCATTTTTCTTTGCCTGGATCTCGTAgagatgctttatacttcgcccaaaTCATTTTACATGAAGTTTTCCCTTTTCTTTCGCTGACAACTTTGGGTGTTTTTCGGGacaactgtctcttttcttgctccataatttacttACTTCGCAAGTTATCTTTCTAGCCAAGTAACCTTACTTTGTCAATCTTTATTTCGTGGCTGGTGTCTTGCCGAGTACTCCAACTGATTCTTTGCAGTTTAGATTCCTTATACGAGGTACTTCATTTTAGGATGCTTCGTGCTTTGTGTTATTAGTTAGTGGCgaggtaattctgacatttgatttgacaagtcattgACCGAGATCTTCAAGTGAGATTCTCCAGTCCTATTTCGTGCCTTCCTGTGCGGCCACGTGGCGAACTTATTTTGTGTACCTACATCAATAATTGAGTTCTTTGCTGGGTGATGTGTTCCACTATATGGTTGCAATAGGCGCATGTGAAATTACCTTATTAGATGCATTTCCATAGTGTGTAATAATTTCGCGAACAATTGATTATGCATAGAGAAGCAAAAGCCAAAGCATTTGGTGATATGGTTATCGGCACTACGGCACGAGAGTCCGCACTGGGTAGTTCAAATGAACCATCATTCTCAAGCTAGTCTTCACGGCTCTTGTTGCACCATTTCCTACACCTTAGTGTTCTTTGTTGTTGACaactgtgaacacataaatcacgtggCGCTtctacgtgttcacaaacaatgttcgcacatgCTAAAAACTCTTGACTTAAATGGCACATGCATAAAGTAAATGATACTATcggttcatcgactcaaagccctcGGGCTCATCACTTCCTAGTCGAATAATATCAGGAAAATGATCGTATGAAGAGTAAGACTACAAATACGAACACAAATACGAATCATAAGggatatggaatgaatataaaagtgctgaaatataaataagatggagatttacgtggttcggcactaaggcctacatccacggaggttgGTGTTTTACTATGTATTGAATATTTACAAAGACGAATGAATTTTGAGTATATATTAGTCTGCGGAAGCAGGGtatttacttactcttcctatttctctctctcttatgttctcttctaaggattgtggattggtcgaccccttctttcttagtggagaggggtatttatagggttgaaacgtgggtcctacttctgagaggctgttgcaaccttatcttcttgtacttcgtgtccatcacgcggaggtcttcgtctTTTAAAATTCCTCATGCGTTGCATGCTTGATAACGAAGGGTTTTCCTCGTTCGTCTTATGGGTTGattgacacgtacactgctcagagtgtttaatgcgggtagttgagacgtttgctcgtgtcagacaagtgtcttctgcccctgtcacatctgtgtcagtcaaatttctcctcgccgttgatcttggctctttctggggataagagaaagtagatctttgggggctatttggtgctccgcagtaataTCATACTTTGGTACACCTTAATTTTCTGCCATCGGATTATCTGGACGAAGATCTGATGCTGATGGGGCATGTTTCTTGGTTGTGAGCGTgtctcatcatgttttgatgtcttggttcgcatgccttccacgtgtttcTTCATAAACACGTGGCTGATGgttaaatatgtacacacaattttccccttttcttgtgACTTGGGTGTTAGTGGGAGTTTAGAAGGAAAGTAACGTTAAATATTCCTcatctctctcctaataacttccccTAAATATTCGGGCACGTTTCCCAATCCATGTAATAACTGCATTCTTAAAAGGAGGGGACGGTTACGGTTCTGCTCCCAAGCTTATTAATAAGAGAGAGAATGTGAAAATTTTCTAGAAATAACTTTCATTctctccctgtcagtcttcataTATTATAAATCAGAGATTTTTATTCTTTCTCCTTGTTCTCTAGATATTAACTGCTCCTGTCTTTTCATTGATCACGCCCTGCTCCTGATTCTTCTTCCCTTACCTGTTCCttggtattcttcttcttctttgtggtGCTGTGAATTCCTTTTATATAGGTATGGGGTTTTTTCACTTTTTCTGCTGTTGATTTGTCCATCTTCCGTTGTTTGTATCGACTTGTTTATCTTCTGATGTTGTATCTTGTTTGTtctgtgatgaagaacacatatgtcgaagcatatatgcttgcccatgttcttctttacaaagtgatgagtgctaaaaagttcatatttctatatatttttcttggcatttaactcatcttttgtgcattaattctacattttatcccatattctgtgttttcgttgttttcaagaataaatacttttcttaattaattttgcattttaggtactaaataaagcctggttatctcacggagcgaaaagagcaaaggaacggcaaagactcccgctaggaggaagcgaagaatgatgtttgcaagagccggatcaactagaagtgggcttgaagaggaagaattgttcttaaagaagatatgggcttggcagagccaagacccaaaacccttacccaaatccatttccattatccatacccatttccatgagatccttcagattggatccatctcatcatccaacggtcgcctcatcattgtgcatcaaactccgaagctcctgacaaacactatagtacctaactccatctgaagccgtcagttttgttgtatatcatcatccaacggtcgttcctatcgcgtcgttggatcattccatcaccttttcatcctacgctttcgcttcgctgagcgtcaacctttgatacacccgcctcacaccctagcatcagaaacctacaccctcaaccaaacgaaccctaatcccatttccatcgttCTTTTCTCTTCTCTCCTCCCTCACCTCTGCAAAACTCTCTTCTCGTCTGCAACGCCACCTCTTccactgtctcctctgccgcaaccatttctatcactgccaccacctccatcagctcaGTCCTTCCCCCAAAACCTATCCATCTACTAGCCTAGACATTTTACAAAACTCGCACCtctttctctgaaccctagggtgtgggatttgtaaaaAATCTCGAGCTAGTATTTTAGAGACGACAAGAGCAGCaacattagcagaggaggagaagtacgagcatgggtcgaagcagaaatcacagtgggtgagttgaattgaaaattcccaaaatcaaaattaggatttcaaaatttagggtttctaaattttgggggaaaacattgtactaTAAATTGAGAACATTGGGTGTATGTAAAacttatgcctgggctagccataGCTTCACTCaggaggactggactagccagttcct encodes:
- the LOC113352103 gene encoding troponin T, cardiac muscle-like — translated: MEEADKMTIFNERDREKTPEKEIQVEIKQSGKTKKGKIDEGSEVVRSDKETPVAKEKRTPQSGAKENNSKRKKVSIQEDEKCVEFPGHFDKENEACDEDKEMEQLKKELYEERKRKEDLARERIRQERQNEKILIKNNHLKRKQTEHNTQKGENTSGKKFATEGRHEY